AGGCACACAATACCGCACCGGCTTTTACACCCTGAACGATGAACAGAAGAAAGTAGCCGAAGCGAGCAAGGCCAAATTGCAGGCCAGTGGCAAGTTCAGGACCATCCACACTGAAGTGGCCCCGGCGATCAAATTCTACCCGGCCGAGGAATACCACCAGGATTACTACAAAAAGAACCCAGTGCGTTACGGGTACTACCGAAGCGGCTGTGGTCGTGACAATCGACTGGAAGAATTGTGGGGACCGAAGGCAAGCAGGTAATGTGCAAAACCGGCCGACAGCAGTTGTCGGTCAAACAGTTTTCAAATCCATGACAGTGAAGTGGAATGTACTACCCACACCCACTTCACTTTCCACCCAGATTTCTCCCTGCATCAACTCCACAAGCCGGCTTGTAATACTGAGGCCCAACCCTGTGCCGCCGAAGTTGCGTGTGATGGATGAATCGGCCTGCTCGAATGGTTTGAATATCGCGTCCATTTTTTCAAGGGGGATACCAATGCCTGTGTCACGGATGGAACACACCAGCTTGTGCAAGCCGCGGTTGTCACGCGTTGCATCCACGCGAATGTCCACCCCGCCCTGCTCCGTGAACTTGATGGCATTGCCTACCATGTTGTTGAGTACCTGCAACAAACGCACCGGGTCACCTAGCAGTTGATTGGGGCAAGCATCTGAAAACGTGCATTCAAGAGACAGGTTTTTTGCAGCCGCTTTGGGTATCATCGGCCCGATCGCCTGCTCGAACACCCGGCGTGGATCAAAGACCACTTTCTCGATCTTCATCATGCCGGCTTCAATTTTGGAGAAGTCGAGAATTTCGTTGACGATCACCAGGAGCGTATTTGCCGAATCGTGAGCCACCTGCAAAAACTCGCGCTGTGCCTTTGTTAATTGGGTCTCAAGGGCTAACTCGGTCATACCAATGATGCCATTCAATGGGGTGCGAATTTCATGACTCATGTTGGCAAGAAACTGGCTTTTTGCCCGGTTAGCACTTTCAGCAAGTTCTTTGGCCCGGGACTCACCATCCAGATGTTCGGTGGTTCGTTTCAGCATTTCAAAGGCAGGGCGAAACTCGGTGGGCAAGTTTTCAATTCGCAAATCAGGCTCATTTCCAGGTTTGGCTACAGGCGCATGTTCGAATTCATCGACCCGCTCCAGGGCACCCAACCAGCTTTTCAATGGGAACCAGATAATCAGCAAGCCGCCAATCAAACCACCCACAGCACTGGCCATGGCCACCCCAATCAAACCCCAGAAGCCGTCAGCAATGGCATCCACCGCAAATGTAAATCGCAGTACGCCGTAATCATAACCACCCGCGTTGATTGCTCGATTCACGTCATAAAGTTGTTCGGCAACTTGCTCACGAAGCCAAAGGGGTGAAGTACTTTTGGTGATCTGTGAATTCTGGGTTTTGATGACACCGCCCGAAAGATCAATGAACTTGGCGGAGGCGAAACGAGACCCTGCAATCGCCTTGTTCAGGGTTCGTTGAATGGTGTCGTAGTCGCCGATCACTGCGCTGTCAGAGACAGTTTGGGCGACCACTTCAATCATCATGTTGGCCGAGTCTTGGGCCTCCTCCAGCGTGCTGTGGTACTGGAAACGGGAAAAGGCCACGAAACTGATACTGACAAACAGCATCAGTGCAATGGTATACAGCAGAAATACCCGTCCGATCAGGGATGAGGGCAACAAACGGATACGGCTCATTTTTATTGCAAAACCTCAGCGCACAGCAATTGGGGCTGACGCATAAAAACGGCGGTAACTTTCATAGTCCTTGTCGGTGGCAGACAGAAAATGGCTGTCCGTATCGAGACCCACGGACTCGGAGGCACGTTTGAGAATCAACGCGCCTTCTTTGCTTTTGTGCATGTTGGTGAACGCATTGGCCACAGCCCTGACATCTTTGGCACTCACTTTATTGGATGCCATCAAAGCAAGGTCAAGATAATCTTCCGAAGTCCAAAGAATACGAAACTTGGTGCCCTGCTTCTCCGTAAAACCGTCAATCAACACCGAATTGCTGCCAACCGCCTTGGCGCGCCCAGCCAGTAATTGCGCGAATGCTGCATTCTGGTTGCCTGCAAAAACAGGATTGACCTCGATGCCTTGACTGATGAGCTGTGCCTGGGGAACGCGGTAGCCTATGAACGCCTCGGGGCCAGCAAATACCATGTCCTGCCCGTTCAGATCGGCAAGGGTACGAATGGGTGAGTTGTCCAAGACGGCGATTTGACCTTGCAGAGCAGGCCCAGTGCGACGACCGAATACTTTCCAGCCCAGCTTGTCACGTTCAGGACTGAACAGGTGATTGGAAAACACAAACTCTACTTCCTGAGCCAAAACATAAGCTGTGGTGTCAGCGGAAGTACGCCCGATTTTCAGTTCAAGCTTGACCCCACTTTTTTCACTGACGTGTTGAATAATCGGGTTCCAATAGGCCGCAGTTTTTGGAATGTCCCATTGATTCACCGGTGAAAAACGATAAACCGGCTGCTGCGCGTGGGCTGGTGAACCAGCCAACAACATCAAAGAAACCAGGAAAATGGAACGCAAAGTCATTTTTTCTTTCCAAAGAACGGGGGTGGACAGCATAGACCACCCCCACTGCAAGCAAAAGGTTAAACAGAGATGCTTTTCCGATTTTGCATTAGATACTACTTGGCAAATTGCACACCTTTGAATTGCTCGCGAAGTGTCGACTTCTGGATTTTACCAGTGGCACCGATCGGCATCGCATCAACAAACTCAACGTCATCCGGAATGTGCATTTTGGAAATGCTGCCCTCGTAAAACTTCAGGATTTCTTCCTTGCTGACCTCACTTCCGGGTTTTTTGACCACGATCAACAGCGGGCGCTCATTCCATTTTTCATGGGGGATGGCGATCACTGCAGACTGCAATACAGCCGGATGAGACATGGCAATGTTTTCAAGATCAATCGAACTGATCCATTCACCGCCCGACTTGATCACATCCTTGGTGCGGTCGGTGATCTGCATCAAACCATCCGGTGCCATTCGCGCGACATCGCCAGTGGCAAACCAGCGCTTTCCATCCTTGTCGTGACTAAAGGCTTTTGCACCATCTCCACCGTAGTATTCATTCAGTACCCAATGACCCCGCACGTGAAGTTCACCACTTTGCTCGAAATCCCAGGGCAACTCGGTGCCATCTTCAGCCAGCAGCTTCATGTCCACACCAAAAATGGTTCGCCCCTGCTTGGCCACAATTTCATACTGCTCCTGCTTGGGCAAATCACGCTCGTCACCTGACAACTTGGAGACTGTTCCAAGAGGAGACATTTCAGTGCTACCCCACCCTTGCATCAACTCCACTCCCATTTCATCGAAGGATTTGATCAAACTGATGGGAACGGCTGACCCGCCCACCAAAGACCGCTTCAAGGTGCTGAATGTGAGTTTGTTTTGCAGGACATGGTTGATCAAACCCAACCAGATTGTGGGCACACCGGCAGCCACAGTGACTCGCTCGTTTTCAAGCAGACTGTAAATGGAAGGGGCATCCAGCTGCGGCCCTGGCATGACCAGTTTGCAACCGGTCATCAAAGCCGCGTATGGCAAACCCCATGCATTGACATGGAACATGGGCACCACGGGGAGAATGGTGTCCTTGCGGGTCAAGGCAATTGCATCGGCACAA
The nucleotide sequence above comes from Limnobacter thiooxidans. Encoded proteins:
- a CDS encoding PhnD/SsuA/transferrin family substrate-binding protein, translating into MTLRSIFLVSLMLLAGSPAHAQQPVYRFSPVNQWDIPKTAAYWNPIIQHVSEKSGVKLELKIGRTSADTTAYVLAQEVEFVFSNHLFSPERDKLGWKVFGRRTGPALQGQIAVLDNSPIRTLADLNGQDMVFAGPEAFIGYRVPQAQLISQGIEVNPVFAGNQNAAFAQLLAGRAKAVGSNSVLIDGFTEKQGTKFRILWTSEDYLDLALMASNKVSAKDVRAVANAFTNMHKSKEGALILKRASESVGLDTDSHFLSATDKDYESYRRFYASAPIAVR
- a CDS encoding ATP-binding protein yields the protein MSRIRLLPSSLIGRVFLLYTIALMLFVSISFVAFSRFQYHSTLEEAQDSANMMIEVVAQTVSDSAVIGDYDTIQRTLNKAIAGSRFASAKFIDLSGGVIKTQNSQITKSTSPLWLREQVAEQLYDVNRAINAGGYDYGVLRFTFAVDAIADGFWGLIGVAMASAVGGLIGGLLIIWFPLKSWLGALERVDEFEHAPVAKPGNEPDLRIENLPTEFRPAFEMLKRTTEHLDGESRAKELAESANRAKSQFLANMSHEIRTPLNGIIGMTELALETQLTKAQREFLQVAHDSANTLLVIVNEILDFSKIEAGMMKIEKVVFDPRRVFEQAIGPMIPKAAAKNLSLECTFSDACPNQLLGDPVRLLQVLNNMVGNAIKFTEQGGVDIRVDATRDNRGLHKLVCSIRDTGIGIPLEKMDAIFKPFEQADSSITRNFGGTGLGLSITSRLVELMQGEIWVESEVGVGSTFHFTVMDLKTV
- a CDS encoding long-chain-fatty-acid--CoA ligase yields the protein MLKPGLMMKQEMLLSSILLHAERFYGWQEVVTRRVEGDLHRITFKALAARSRQLANALHGLGVEQGENIATIAWNSHRHLEIYYAVAGMGAVTHTLNPRYTPQQLIYIINHAQDTTIFFDLTFAPLIKAIAPHCPTVKRWVLLIDEDKMPAEPPVNGLLNYEALLAAQNDTYVWPEFDENSACTLCYTSGTTGNPKGILYSHRSTMLHAMMSNCADAIALTRKDTILPVVPMFHVNAWGLPYAALMTGCKLVMPGPQLDAPSIYSLLENERVTVAAGVPTIWLGLINHVLQNKLTFSTLKRSLVGGSAVPISLIKSFDEMGVELMQGWGSTEMSPLGTVSKLSGDERDLPKQEQYEIVAKQGRTIFGVDMKLLAEDGTELPWDFEQSGELHVRGHWVLNEYYGGDGAKAFSHDKDGKRWFATGDVARMAPDGLMQITDRTKDVIKSGGEWISSIDLENIAMSHPAVLQSAVIAIPHEKWNERPLLIVVKKPGSEVSKEEILKFYEGSISKMHIPDDVEFVDAMPIGATGKIQKSTLREQFKGVQFAK